One segment of Nostoc piscinale CENA21 DNA contains the following:
- a CDS encoding MFS transporter produces the protein MNRNFWITALVAFINSLSLTILIPIIYLYGKQFGLSDFQTSLLFSIYSISQFFATPVIGKLSDRFGRKPLLIISLAGTVIANAIAGTATTATWLFFARFLDGITGGNASVAQAIISDVTTPENRAKAFGINGAAFGLGFVLGPVTSLLAQQFSLGAAFLVSGAIAFLALLITIFFLPETLQTKAAKANNLFDLGLGNLIRGLAIPKIGILLIINFFIGTTFTIFTYAFQPYFIQVLGQNSQSLTLVFILFGALGTIMQTWGVSILSRKFNIVSILFLALFIRSLSFIIMPIWHNIIYFVVVSIVYSLFNSLVQPMINTLISLNAKSQEQGTAMGLNASYLSISNGVGPVIAGMLINQSYPQTYSYPLYLAGTLTFLVLCFAVLTRKNYTPSEIRV, from the coding sequence ATGAACCGAAATTTCTGGATTACCGCTTTAGTTGCCTTTATTAATTCCCTCAGTCTGACAATTTTAATTCCTATTATCTATCTTTATGGCAAACAATTTGGCTTGAGTGATTTTCAGACCAGTTTGTTATTTTCGATTTATTCAATATCTCAGTTTTTTGCTACCCCAGTCATTGGTAAATTATCCGATCGCTTTGGACGTAAACCTTTATTAATCATTAGTTTGGCGGGGACTGTGATTGCTAATGCGATCGCAGGTACAGCAACCACCGCAACTTGGCTATTCTTCGCCCGATTTCTGGATGGGATTACGGGCGGAAATGCTTCGGTGGCCCAGGCGATTATTTCTGATGTCACCACACCGGAAAACCGCGCCAAAGCCTTTGGCATTAACGGTGCCGCCTTTGGTTTAGGCTTTGTGTTGGGGCCAGTTACGAGTTTGCTGGCGCAGCAATTTTCTCTGGGGGCAGCATTTTTAGTTTCTGGTGCGATCGCATTTTTAGCACTATTAATTACTATTTTCTTTTTGCCAGAAACACTACAAACCAAAGCAGCGAAAGCAAATAATCTTTTTGACCTCGGCTTAGGTAATTTAATTCGCGGTTTAGCAATCCCAAAAATAGGTATCTTGCTAATTATTAATTTTTTTATTGGGACAACTTTTACAATTTTTACCTATGCCTTTCAACCTTACTTTATTCAGGTTTTAGGACAAAATAGCCAATCTTTGACACTCGTGTTCATCTTATTTGGGGCGCTGGGTACAATTATGCAAACTTGGGGAGTGTCAATTCTCAGCCGCAAATTTAATATTGTGAGTATATTATTTTTGGCTTTATTTATCCGCAGTTTATCATTTATCATCATGCCAATTTGGCACAATATTATTTATTTTGTCGTAGTTAGTATTGTCTATTCACTATTTAACTCTTTAGTTCAACCCATGATTAATACGTTGATTTCCCTCAACGCCAAATCTCAAGAACAAGGTACAGCAATGGGTTTGAACGCTTCTTATTTAAGCATTTCCAACGGCGTTGGGCCTGTGATTGCAGGTATGCTCATCAATCAATCTTATCCCCAAACCTATAGCTATCCCTTGTATTTAGCTGGTACTCTTACCTTTCTGGTTTTATGTTTCGCTGTCTTGACGCGGAAAAACTATACACCTTCAGAAATAAGGGTGTAG
- a CDS encoding ion channel, which translates to MKFQFKKPARQQRQRSQPIVHLKYHNGNIEIKGLGVWHSYWRDPYHLLLTIPWSGFVLVIFVVYVAINTLFALAYLLGGDCIANARPGSFLDVFFFSVQTLASIGYGAMYPKTNYANIIVTIEAIAGVMGIAMMTGLAFARFSRPTARVIFSRVAVIVPYEQAPTLMFRTANQRRNFIVEAQMRVYLMRDEITAEGEFMRRIYDLKLVRQQTPGFALSWSVMHIIDESSPLYGVTPDSLNQTNSMLMISLTGIDETVAQVVHARHSYGANDILWNHRFVDILHHTSNGHRYIDYNNFHDVLPLE; encoded by the coding sequence ATGAAATTTCAATTTAAAAAACCTGCACGCCAGCAACGACAACGTTCACAACCCATTGTCCACCTCAAGTACCACAATGGTAATATCGAGATTAAGGGTTTAGGTGTCTGGCATTCTTACTGGCGCGATCCCTACCATTTACTCTTGACAATTCCCTGGTCTGGATTTGTACTAGTAATTTTTGTTGTTTACGTAGCTATTAATACCCTATTTGCTTTGGCGTATTTATTGGGCGGAGATTGCATTGCTAATGCCCGTCCCGGTTCTTTTTTAGATGTTTTTTTCTTTAGTGTGCAAACTCTGGCATCTATTGGTTATGGGGCAATGTATCCCAAGACAAACTATGCCAATATTATTGTGACGATTGAAGCGATCGCAGGTGTCATGGGAATTGCCATGATGACGGGGTTGGCCTTTGCCCGGTTTTCTCGGCCAACAGCCCGTGTCATTTTTAGCCGTGTGGCGGTGATTGTTCCCTATGAACAAGCGCCAACTCTTATGTTTCGCACCGCCAACCAGCGACGTAATTTCATTGTAGAAGCGCAGATGCGGGTTTATCTGATGCGTGATGAAATTACCGCCGAAGGTGAGTTTATGCGCCGCATTTATGACCTCAAACTTGTCCGACAGCAAACCCCTGGCTTCGCTTTAAGTTGGTCAGTTATGCACATCATTGATGAATCTAGCCCTTTATATGGGGTGACACCAGATTCTTTAAATCAAACCAATAGTATGTTGATGATCTCTTTAACAGGCATTGATGAAACAGTCGCACAAGTTGTTCATGCACGTCATAGTTACGGTGCTAACGATATTTTATGGAATCATCGATTTGTCGATATCCTGCATCACACCTCCAATGGACATCGTTACATCGACTACAACAATTTCCATGATGTTTTGCCGTTGGAGTAA
- a CDS encoding DUF7219 family protein: MADQSDFLSNLSDFLYPRSCYYGQFKPEYLVFNASLQEFAQRVSYISNLQTNGKLSPEEAYQQIKTLWKQLKRAKKQLEITKEALGSNNPQQ; this comes from the coding sequence ATGGCAGATCAATCAGATTTTCTCTCAAATCTCTCTGATTTTCTTTATCCTCGCAGTTGCTATTATGGTCAATTCAAACCAGAATACCTAGTGTTTAACGCGAGTCTACAAGAATTTGCTCAAAGAGTCAGCTACATTAGTAATCTGCAAACTAACGGTAAACTTTCCCCAGAAGAAGCTTATCAGCAAATCAAGACTTTGTGGAAACAATTAAAACGTGCCAAAAAACAACTAGAAATTACCAAAGAGGCACTTGGTAGCAATAATCCTCAACAATAG
- a CDS encoding CHAT domain-containing protein, producing the protein MPSYFTQSICLIMMAIASLNNINIFFKDQVVAQTINAEQFPVNILGDRIFTLAVKTASIFERNTRPLAITATQTKSAYTDYLKTRAGGEGVAVLAVPVDCDPPNPKGFSLYSPRLQSEGYVLNVDAIAVNSATEQIQQVAKQQNATLVQYSIINDEFTIAGKKQTRESELYIWVIQPTGDIAFRKVDIKSLWQKQNTSLADLIARSRLSIGVRGNYNYLKRNQLKDDFQKLYELLIKPIKKLLPQQQNTDVVFISQGELFLVPFAALQDTKGKYLIEQYAIATAPSIQALNLLYQRKKTILKMSIEIF; encoded by the coding sequence ATGCCGAGTTACTTCACACAATCAATTTGCCTAATTATGATGGCGATCGCATCTTTGAATAATATCAATATTTTCTTCAAAGATCAGGTTGTAGCCCAAACTATAAATGCAGAGCAATTCCCAGTAAATATATTAGGCGATCGTATATTTACATTAGCAGTCAAGACTGCATCCATTTTTGAAAGAAACACTAGGCCATTGGCAATCACAGCTACACAAACAAAGTCCGCCTATACTGATTATCTTAAAACCCGCGCAGGAGGTGAGGGGGTCGCAGTCTTGGCGGTTCCCGTCGATTGCGACCCCCCGAACCCGAAGGGGTTTAGTTTGTATAGCCCCAGACTTCAGTCTGAGGGCTATGTGCTGAATGTGGATGCGATCGCTGTTAATTCTGCTACTGAACAGATTCAGCAAGTTGCTAAACAACAAAATGCCACCCTTGTGCAGTATTCAATTATTAATGATGAATTTACGATTGCTGGCAAAAAACAAACTAGAGAATCAGAACTCTATATTTGGGTAATTCAACCAACAGGAGATATAGCCTTTCGTAAAGTTGATATTAAATCATTGTGGCAAAAACAAAACACATCCCTAGCTGATTTAATTGCTCGCAGTCGTTTGTCTATTGGGGTGAGAGGTAATTATAATTATCTCAAGCGTAATCAACTTAAAGATGACTTCCAAAAACTATATGAATTATTAATTAAACCTATTAAAAAATTATTACCACAGCAACAAAATACAGATGTTGTTTTTATTTCCCAAGGCGAATTATTTCTTGTACCTTTTGCCGCCTTACAAGATACAAAAGGTAAATATTTAATTGAGCAATATGCAATTGCCACTGCACCTTCTATTCAAGCCTTAAATTTACTTTATCAGCGAAAAAAAACAATATTAAAAATGTCAATCGAGATATTTTAG
- a CDS encoding CHAT domain-containing protein: MGNPIIQSDRREPLQLLGAEQEAKAIAQLFNTQPLIGNAATETAVVQRMPQAKIIHLATKAYLNNQQGLAFTPSTQDDGLLTPAEIQKLKLTADLVVLSANDTAIGKITNDGVIGLSRSFLSAGVSSVIASLWDISDQPTAFLMTKFYQKLHEKPDKAAALRYAMLETKKKYPNPRDWAAFTLIGLL; the protein is encoded by the coding sequence GTGGGTAATCCTATAATACAATCTGATCGAAGAGAACCGCTTCAGCTACTAGGTGCAGAACAAGAAGCAAAAGCGATCGCGCAGTTATTTAACACCCAACCACTCATAGGTAATGCCGCAACCGAAACCGCAGTTGTACAACGAATGCCGCAAGCCAAAATTATTCATTTAGCAACAAAAGCATATCTCAATAATCAGCAAGGTTTAGCTTTCACACCCTCCACTCAAGATGACGGCTTACTCACACCCGCAGAAATTCAAAAATTAAAATTAACAGCAGATTTAGTTGTCTTAAGTGCCAACGATACGGCAATCGGGAAAATCACAAATGATGGTGTTATTGGCTTATCACGTTCTTTCTTGTCGGCGGGAGTTTCCAGTGTGATTGCTTCTTTATGGGATATATCAGATCAACCAACCGCATTTTTAATGACAAAATTTTATCAAAAACTCCATGAAAAACCAGATAAAGCAGCAGCCTTGCGTTATGCGATGCTAGAAACTAAGAAAAAATACCCAAACCCCAGAGATTGGGCAGCTTTTACTTTAATTGGCTTGTTGTAA